The following are encoded in a window of Candidatus Omnitrophota bacterium genomic DNA:
- a CDS encoding cation:proton antiporter (subunit C of antiporter complex involved in resistance to high concentrations of Na+, K+, Li+ and/or alkali), giving the protein MILFVLDLVLMLMGLYVLITNRNLIKKVIGFAIMEHGLNLLLIMIGYRKGGEAPVVSPGMSVSAIPFVDPLPQAVVLTSIVIGLGITALMVGMCIRIYQRYGTFDIAEIRRLRG; this is encoded by the coding sequence ATGATATTGTTCGTATTGGATCTAGTATTGATGCTGATGGGGCTTTACGTCCTCATCACCAACAGGAACCTCATCAAGAAGGTGATCGGGTTCGCTATAATGGAACACGGGCTGAACCTTCTGCTTATCATGATAGGCTACAGAAAGGGCGGCGAAGCTCCGGTCGTATCGCCGGGCATGTCCGTCAGTGCGATACCTTTCGTTGACCCGCTGCCCCAGGCTGTGGTCCTTACCTCCATAGTCATCGGGTTGGGTATAACGGCTCTGATGGTAGGCATGTGCATAAGGATATACCAGAGATATGGAACTTTCGATATCGCCGAGATCAGGAGGCTGAGAGGATGA
- a CDS encoding DUF4040 domain-containing protein, which yields MLELYVVMAFMLIASAIAVSLRGLLSSVISVGAVGLGLCVMFLLLKAPDLAITQLVVEILMLVILIRATIGRGVSRIFHRSSVWIFAVFFVFAAGFLAAAWVSLKDMPAFGEPLMRVSDYFIRNALERTGAANIVTSVVLDFRAYDTLGEATILFTSVIGVLALMRSKGRKKTDERDEPDS from the coding sequence ATGCTTGAGTTATATGTAGTGATGGCCTTTATGCTCATAGCCTCCGCCATAGCGGTTTCGCTGAGGGGACTGCTATCCAGCGTTATCTCGGTAGGTGCCGTTGGCCTGGGGCTTTGCGTGATGTTCCTGCTGCTTAAGGCCCCGGATCTTGCGATAACCCAGCTTGTGGTCGAGATCCTCATGCTGGTCATTCTCATAAGGGCCACGATAGGAAGGGGAGTGTCCCGCATTTTCCACAGGTCGAGCGTCTGGATCTTCGCGGTGTTCTTCGTATTTGCCGCGGGTTTCCTCGCGGCCGCGTGGGTATCTCTCAAGGATATGCCGGCTTTCGGTGAGCCGCTTATGAGGGTGTCGGATTATTTTATCAGGAACGCTCTGGAAAGAACGGGTGCGGCGAACATAGTCACGAGTGTGGTGCTGGACTTCAGGGCTTACGATACTCTGGGGGAGGCTACCATACTGTTCACCTCCGTGATCGGTGTTCTGGCACTTATGAGGAGCAAAGGAAGGAAGAAGACAGATGAAAGGGATGAGCCTGATAGTTAA
- a CDS encoding NADH-quinone oxidoreductase subunit L: MGFELIFQFDKLGLFMAAVAGFVGALILVYSVGYMARYGHKIEFYGYMLLFLSAMMGLIFSANILLMYVFWEITAFCSWRLIGFYRGEKDLWCADKAFLVTFFGASLMLAGLIILYINHGTFDMAQLKGTQVSTLVFFLFMGGILSKSAQLPLSSWLPDAGVAPTPVTALLHAAVLVKIGVFAYCRLFCDILTVPQQAAFWAMVIVMLSGFVAALSALIDTNIKRILAYSTISQLSYIFLGFIVNTALSIAAALLYILVHSVGKAGLFLSAGVVEQSTHTKDINKLGGFLGMMPLLALGFVLSAFSIAGLPPFGGFFSKFYVVLGTAEAGHRVVAGVAMLTAVITLLYLLRFFKGVFLGECEVPAERSSPRSMISVVLVLGVVSLLIGLFAKFPLEAVNSIARGLVK; the protein is encoded by the coding sequence ATGGGTTTTGAACTCATCTTTCAATTCGACAAACTGGGCTTATTCATGGCGGCGGTAGCCGGTTTCGTGGGCGCCCTTATACTTGTCTACTCGGTGGGCTACATGGCCAGGTACGGGCACAAGATCGAGTTCTACGGTTATATGCTGCTTTTTCTCTCGGCCATGATGGGGCTCATTTTCTCGGCGAACATACTTTTGATGTATGTGTTCTGGGAAATAACGGCTTTCTGCTCCTGGCGCCTTATCGGTTTCTACAGGGGGGAGAAGGACCTCTGGTGCGCCGACAAGGCGTTCCTGGTGACGTTTTTCGGAGCTTCTCTGATGCTGGCGGGGCTTATCATACTTTACATCAATCACGGCACGTTCGATATGGCTCAGCTTAAGGGAACCCAGGTAAGCACGCTGGTCTTCTTCCTTTTCATGGGGGGGATATTGTCCAAATCCGCGCAGCTTCCGCTCTCCAGCTGGCTTCCCGACGCCGGGGTTGCCCCGACGCCGGTCACGGCCCTTCTGCACGCTGCGGTCCTCGTGAAAATAGGTGTCTTCGCGTACTGCCGGCTTTTCTGCGATATCCTGACTGTACCCCAGCAGGCCGCTTTCTGGGCTATGGTCATCGTCATGCTATCGGGTTTCGTGGCGGCCCTTAGCGCACTTATCGACACCAATATCAAAAGGATACTGGCCTATTCGACCATCAGCCAGCTATCCTATATATTCTTGGGTTTCATAGTGAATACGGCCCTTTCGATAGCGGCGGCCCTTCTTTATATTCTTGTCCACTCGGTGGGCAAGGCGGGCCTGTTCCTTTCCGCGGGTGTGGTCGAGCAAAGCACCCACACCAAGGACATCAACAAGCTTGGCGGGTTTCTCGGGATGATGCCGCTACTGGCCCTGGGGTTCGTGCTGAGCGCTTTTTCCATAGCGGGCCTGCCTCCCTTTGGCGGTTTTTTCAGTAAGTTCTATGTGGTCCTGGGCACTGCCGAGGCGGGACACCGAGTGGTCGCCGGTGTAGCCATGCTTACCGCGGTAATAACGCTTTTGTATCTTTTGAGGTTTTTCAAGGGTGTTTTTCTCGGAGAATGCGAAGTACCGGCTGAGAGATCATCCCCGCGGAGCATGATCAGCGTGGTCCTTGTCCTGGGGGTAGTTTCCCTGCTTATAGGGCTTTTTGCCAAATTCCCGCTTGAAGCTGTGAACTCAATAGCCAGGGGCCTAGTAAAATGA